The following are encoded together in the Triticum dicoccoides isolate Atlit2015 ecotype Zavitan chromosome 6B, WEW_v2.0, whole genome shotgun sequence genome:
- the LOC119323204 gene encoding protein FAM32A-like codes for MSEYQNVVGGRLKLKGKPLDVKEGGVKKKNKKKHRREESSQGEHGELREGGSSELPGDPDNEFSEADKLGEEGSAQADYDHLTPAERRYIEQKQKIDVHKLAKVADKSHRDRIQDFNQYLANLSEHYDIPKVGPG; via the exons ATGTCGGAGTACCAGAACGTCGTTGGGGGGAGGCTCAAGCTGAAGGGGAAACCGCTGGATGTCAAGGAGGGCGGAgtcaagaagaagaataagaagaagcacCGCCGCGAGGAGTCGTCTCAAGGCGAGCACGGCGAGCTCCGCGAAG GTGGAAGCTCTGAATTGCCAGGTGACCCTGACAATGAGTTCAGTGAAGCTGACAAGCTGGGAGAGGAAGGGAGTGCGCAAGCCGATTATGATCACCTCACTCCAGCTGAGAGGCGTTACATTGAACAGAAGCAGAAGATCGACGTACACAAGTTGGCCAAGGTGGCTGACAAGTCGCACAGGGACCGCATCCAGGACTTCAACCAGTACCTCGCAAATCTTAGTGAGCACTATGATATCCCGAAGGTCGGCCCTGGTTAA